Genomic segment of Cygnus olor isolate bCygOlo1 chromosome 20, bCygOlo1.pri.v2, whole genome shotgun sequence:
GTGCACACCTATGTAATTACTTGTTGGTGTCCTGCGCCCGACGTGCTGCTGCCGCCTGCATGGGGCACAGCAGAGTtatgtgcacgtgtgtgtgtgtgtgtgtgcatgagaTGCACTTTTATACATCATAATGCTACGGTATTATAATACGTAACTATAAATGGCAATACTATAGTATTAtaatacatatatgtgtgtctACAAATACATCTATACATGGAGaggtatataaatatatagatgtatgcatacatatgtatagATGTGTatacaatttttatatatactatattatataatttattaatatatatgttaaatatatatatattatattataaactctgtatatatatacacactatagATATAAGTATCTCCCTAACCCCCATATATATAACTACACATTCATCCTTTTGTCTATTATAGTAttatcataaataaaatatctaattGTTGTAtttctacatatattttatttataatttagaCATCTCTTCCctgtatataataaatatatgcatgcatgtatatatatatgcattcaTATATTACATGtactttttacatttgttttccatataatttaacatgcatatatatgtataaaatatttatatacaataGATTATGAAAGCATATAGTACATATATTAtctatatacagatatataatATACAGATATACATACAGAGATATATATCTACAGATATATAGATATCTATCtgcatatatatctatatacagatatataatatatatctgtatatattatctatatatatattacaaaatatatatatatataattatagaGAACTATAGATATAGGTAGCATGCTCACTCAGACTGGCTccacatacatgcatatataaatatacatatatatatttattcatgtgTACGTGCATGTATATGTGGCTGTGTTACCACTGGGGCACTCACGTAACAAAATCTATCTACTCAATTAAATGAGGCAGCAGGCAGTCATCAGGTTTTTTGTTTAAGTCACTCTTTATCCCCCCCTGGAATACAGAGCTGATTAtaaaaaggggagggagggcaaaccattcagattaagaaaaaagctTAAGGTGTTTCAACACAGAGCTCCTCTGAGGCTTTATAAAGAGGGTTGGGGGCTTCTGGGGAGGCTGATCTACGCAGGCTTCTCTGGTGCTGGTGCTCCAGGAAGGACCGATGTCCCCCGGCAGCTCCCAGGCACCCCCCAGCAATGGGACCCCGGGGCCTTTCGACGGCCCCCAGTGGCCCCACCAGGCCCCGCGGAGCATGTACACGTCGGTGGCCGTGCTGATGGGTGTCGTGGTGGTCTGCGCCTCGGTCGTGAACGGGCTGGTCATCGTGGTTTCCATCCGGTACAAGAAGCTCCGGTCCCCCCTGAACTACATCCTGGTGAACCTGGCCCTGGCCGACCTGCTGGTGACGCTCTGCGGCAGCTCCGTCAGCCTCTCCAACAACATCAACGGCTTCTTCGTGTTCGGCAGACAGATGTGTGAGCTGGAGGGCTTCATGGTCTCCCTGACAGGTAAGGGCATGAGCCTTGAGGCCTGCCTCGGCCTCGGGCTGGGGCCACGGCATTGAGCAAAGCTGTGTCCTGCAGAGTTCCAGGGATCGCAGCAGCTCACTGGGTCCCCTACAGGCAACACCTTACGTCCTCACAGCCACCCCTTCCATAAGGAAAAATCAGACACGACCCCTCCTCCTGTCTGCAGGCATCGTGGGGCTGTGGTCGCTGGCCATCCTGGCGCTGGAGCGGTACGTTGTGGTCTGCAGGCCCCTGGGAGACTTTCGGTTCCAGCACCGGCATGCCGTGGGCGGCTGCGCCTTCACGTGGAGCTGGTCGCTGCTGTGGACCACCCCGCcgctgctgggctggagcagctaCGTGCCCGAAGGTAAGGGAGGTGGGCTTCGGGGGGTACCCAGTGCCACGTTGTCGTTTTTGCCGTTTGCAAGCGTGGGGTGGCTGGAGAGCACAGGGGCTTGTGCAGGGAGCTTGTCTGGAAACCTGAGAGGTGCTTGGGAGATAAAGGATCACTCAGGGGAAAGAGCTCTTTTGGAGCCTGTTACTGGAAGTCTTTTCATGTTAAGTTTGTTCTAGATTTGTTTCAAACCTCGTTTGTTCCAGGGCTGAGGACCTCGTGTGGGCCCAACTGGTACACGGGcggcagcaacaacaacagctACATCTTGGCCCTGTTCGTCGCCTGCTTCGTGCTGCCCCTCGGCCTGATCCTCTTCTCCTACACCAACCTGCTCATGACC
This window contains:
- the LOC121057772 gene encoding pinopsin, whose amino-acid sequence is MSPGSSQAPPSNGTPGPFDGPQWPHQAPRSMYTSVAVLMGVVVVCASVVNGLVIVVSIRYKKLRSPLNYILVNLALADLLVTLCGSSVSLSNNINGFFVFGRQMCELEGFMVSLTGIVGLWSLAILALERYVVVCRPLGDFRFQHRHAVGGCAFTWSWSLLWTTPPLLGWSSYVPEGLRTSCGPNWYTGGSNNNSYILALFVACFVLPLGLILFSYTNLLMTLRAAAAQQKGANTTQQAEREVTRMVVVMVMAFLICWLPYTTFALVVATNKDISIQPALASLPSYFSKTATVYNPIIYVFMNKQFQSCLLKMLCCGHRPQGTGRTMPETPGPRAGVAMNKVTPSHHV